The following coding sequences are from one Homalodisca vitripennis isolate AUS2020 unplaced genomic scaffold, UT_GWSS_2.1 ScUCBcl_58;HRSCAF=869, whole genome shotgun sequence window:
- the LOC124370211 gene encoding uncharacterized protein LOC124370211, translated as MEWPNELVLDFLQYYENEPVIWNPSHPNHKNRNEIYDAWKRIESKMGNKFSVTELKKKKDSLMASFRTCLKKVKESCKSGAGSDDIYKPNWFAYEIMERFLKDKNLPRETLSSEVAPPPNEEQFQAERNIDLPNLSDNVPSASREEPEQRNEAIVLPACATTSPNYASSSFKPPPRKKSRTAEEIEIKKKMDAAFTTLQSLQPKKEKHLCDIYGELVAAKLKSMDESTREICMHRIDNVLFEMRMVKGPATSGNTYFMQPSPSSSASVNSSPCPDETLTLYTVPSDSNELHALSGTVVVCSDAENSEHPPNVGLENYFSKFK; from the exons TTGGATTTCTTACAATACTATGAGAATGAACCAGTTATTTGGAACCCTTCTCATCCCaatcacaaaaatagaaatgaaatatacGATGCATGGAAAAGAATCGAAAGCAAGATGGGTAACAAGTTTTCTGTCAccgaattgaaaaagaaaaaagactCTCTGATGGCTTCATTTAGAACGTGTTTGAAAAAGGTTAAGGAAAGCTGTAAAAGTGGAGCCGGATCTGATGATATATACAAACCAAATTGGTTTGCTTATGAAATCATGGAAAGATTTCTCAAAGATAAGAACCTGCCAAGAGAGACACTTAGTTCagag GTGGCTCCACCTCCAAATGAAGAGCAATTCCAAGCCGAAAGGAACATAGATTTGCCAAATTTATCAGATAATGTACCATCTGCCAGCAGGGAAGAGCCTGAACAAAGAAACGAAG CTATTGTTCTACCTGCTTGTGCCACAACTTCGCCTAACTATGCCTCATCTTCCTTTAAACCTCCACCACGAAAAAAGTCCAGAACAGCTGAAGaaattgagataaaaaagaaGATGGATGCTGCGTTTACtactttacaatcacttcaaccaaaaaaagaaaaacacttatGTGACATATACGGCGAATTAGTTGCGGCAAAATTAAAATCGATGGACGAGTCTACAAGGGAAATATGTATGCACCGGATTGACAACGTTCTTTTTGAAATGAGAATGGTGAAAGGACCTGCAACATCGGGCAACACCTACTTCATGCAACCATCACCTTCCTCGTCAGCTTCTGTAAATTCATCCCCATGTCCTGATGAAACTTTAACATTGTACACAGTTCCAAGTGATTCCAACGAATTACATGCTCTCTCTGGAACTGTTGTAGTATGTTCTGATGCTGAAAATAGTGAACATCCTCCAAATGTTGGACTTGaaaactacttttccaaatttaaataa
- the LOC124370214 gene encoding piggyBac transposable element-derived protein 4-like, translating into MDGPSSSQIRHYLSESDVESSSDDSVASAGPESDIDQAQLDAPPIVNVVAPVDIEDEDTDDQEADQGGELGGKGHASKVVKYLMRGMLGVGHSLYMDNYYISYPLATELLSEKTYCTGTMRSDRKHVPLDLKTARLARGEKAERYANGVLIAKWCDKRQVLYLSTEFENDWAISMNRYNQPRQKPLPIIQYNAHMKGVDRNDQLMSYYAFEHKSIRWYKKIFVHFLQTLLVNSFKLYLQTNPRKRSLYHFRLSIINMLLPAANAITPPLRPRQQTTVRHVLSKMDTPDNTGERMKRKRCRECSKTKKRTMTLFFCAQCPGEPGLCALRCFDKYHE; encoded by the exons ATGGATGGTCCTAGTTCTAGCCAAATAAGACACTATTTGAGTGAGAGTGATGTGGAAAGTAGTTCTGACGATTCTGTGGCGTCTGCCGGCCCGGAGAGTGACATTGACCAAGCCCAGCTTGACGCGCCGCCTATTGTCAATGTGGTGGCGCCTGTGGACATCGAGGATGAGGACACGGATGACCAGGAAGCTGATCAA GGAGGTGAACTTGGAGGAAAAGGTCATGCTAGCAAAGTAGTCAAGTATTTGATGAGGGGAATGCTTGGGGTGGGCCATTCATTgtatatggataattattatatcagttaccCCCTTGCAACCGAGTTACTGAGTGAGAAAACCTACTGCACCGGCACAATGCGCTCAGACCGAAAGCATGTTCCGCTAGATCTCAAGACAGCTCGTCTTGCCAGAGGAGAAAAGGCAGAACGGTACGCCAATGGTGTTTTGATAGCAAAATGGTGCGACAAGCGTCAGGTGTTGTACCTATCCACAGAGTTTGAGAATGATTGGGCAATCTCAATGAATAGGTATAACCAACCTCGCCAAAAGCCTCTGCCCATAATACAGTACAACGCCCATATGAAGGGTGTGGACCGAAATGATCAGCTTATGAGCTATTATGCCTTCGAACACAAATCAATTCGCTGGTACAAAAAGATCTTCGTCCATTTCCTTCAGACGTTGTTGGTGAACTCcttcaaactttatttacaaaccaacCCAAGGAAAAGATCGCTGTACCACTTTAGATTGTCCATCATCAACATGCTTTTGCCTGCAGCAAACGCAATCACACCTCCACTCCGGCCTAGACAACAAACAACTGTCAGACACGTATTGTCAAAAATGGACACACCTGACAACACAGGAGAAAGGATGAAGAGAAAACGATGCAGAGAATGCTCAAAGACAAAGAAAAGAACCATGACCCTTTTCTTTTGTGCCCAGTGCCCTGGCGAACCTGGCCTATGTGCACTGAGATGCTTCGACAAGTATCATGAGTAG
- the LOC124370210 gene encoding uncharacterized protein LOC124370210, with product MKNLKLPSGSSQKKKKKYVYFDQLLFLTANNTDRRTTTNVPDEQPDIGNENAATEENNEDLTEVVASEPATPNQVAPNQAAPNRINKKYRQTPFEMAVLKHLTNASKPTDEEEEADKHFLLSFLPMLKNLPVDKKLWVRMKFTEVMQQALAVERYNPPPAFFAHSSHQWQQLPNVPNHPQYNYPNWTDASPRERQANIQSPTPSESLSNNNSDVFSVFEEL from the exons atgaaaaacttgaaattacctAGTGGCAGTAgccaaaagaagaagaaaaagtatgTGTACTTCGATCAACTGCTGTTCCTCACTGCGAACAACACTGACAGGAG GACAACCACCAATGTTCCTGATGAGCAACCCGACATTGGAAACGAAAATGCGGCTACTGAAGAAAACAACGAAGATTTGACTGAGGTAGTTGCTTCAGAACCAGCAACACCTAACCAAGTAGCGCCCAACCAAGCAGCGCCTAACcgtatcaacaaaaaatatcgaCAGACTCCCTTTGAAATGGCCGTACTTAAACATTTGACAAATGCAAGCAAGCCAACggatgaagaagaagaagctgATAAGCACTTTCTACTATCCTTTTTGCCTATGTTAAAAAACCTTCCTGTTGACAAAAAATTGTGGGTTCGGATGAAATTTACGGAAGTTATGCAGCAAGCCTTGGCAGTAGAACGCTATAACCCTCCCCCTGCATTTTTTGCCCACTCAAGTCACCAGTGGCAGCAGCTACCAAACGTCCCTAATCATCCCCAATATAACTACCCTAATTGGACGGATGCTTCTCCAAGAGAGCGCCAGGCTAACATTCAGTCCCCTACACCCTCTGAATCGCTTAGTAACAATAATTCGGATGTGTTTAGTGTTTTTGAAGAATTGTAA